ATGGAGGCCAAAGTGACGTCACGGACCAAGGCCATTGTTTTGATCAACCCTAACAACCCAACGGGTGCTCTTTATCCCAAAGAGGTCTTGGAGGGAATTATTGATATTGCTCGCAGACATGAATTGATTATTTTCTCTGATGAGATTTATGATCGGATGGTCTTTGACGGTGCGGTTCATATTCCGATTGCGACCTTGGCACCGGACTTATTTGTCGTGACCATGAATGGTTTGTCAAAATCCCATCGTATCTGTGGTTTCCGTGTGGGTTGGATGGTCTTGTCTGGACCTAAGAAACATGTGAAAGGCTATATCGAAGGCTTGAACATGTTGTCCAATATGCGCTTGTGTTCAAACGTATTGGCTCAGCAAGTTGTTCAGACTTCCTTGGGCGGTGTTCAATCTGTTGACAAACTACTCATGCCAGGTGGTCGTCTGTACGAACAACGAGAATTTATTACCAAGGCTATCAATGATATTCCTGGTTTATCAGCAGTCAAGCCAAAGGCGGGATTATATGTCTTTCCTAAGATTGACCGCGATATGTACCGAGTGGACGATGATGAACAGTTTGTCTTGGATTTCTTAAAACAGGAAAAAGTCTTGCTTGTTCATGGTCGTGGTTTCAACTGGAAAGATCCAGACCATTTCCGAATTGTCTATCTGCCACGTGTAGACGAATTGGCAGAAATTCAGGAAAAAATGACTCGTTTCTTGCGTCAATACCGTAGATAAGATTGGAGGCTGGGCAGAAAGTCCAGCCTCGCTTCTCAGAGTTCGTGTCAACATCTCAGCGCAGTGGTTGATTGGCAGATTTATTCGTGTTTCACACTCCAAATCTGACCTAATCAACTGTGCGGGGGTGGGAAGACGAACTCTTTTTAGACTGGTCGAGTTCTTTCCCACTCCCTTTTTCTTACTTGAAATTGTAAGTACTATTTCAAAAATAGTAAATTTTCTGATAATTGTTGAAATTTGCCTAATAATTCGGTATAATAAGTGTAATTACAGTAAAAAGAGGAACATATGACAACATTATTAGAAAAAACTCGGGATATTACTTCTATTTTGAAGCGTTCCGAAGAGCAATTGGCAGAAGAATTGCCTTACAATGCCATCGCGGAGCACTTATCTGATATAATTGATTGCAACGCCTGCATTATCAATAGTGAGGGTGAGATTTTGGGTTATCATATGAACTACAAGACCAATAATGACAGGGTTGAAGAGTTCTATATTAACAAACA
The nucleotide sequence above comes from Streptococcus sp. 29887. Encoded proteins:
- a CDS encoding pyridoxal phosphate-dependent aminotransferase, translating into MKQFNKSTKLDDVAYDIRGPVLEEAMRMRANGEQILRLNTGNPAEFGFTAPDEVIRDLIHNARKSEGYSDSKGIFSARKAIMQYCQLKKFPNVDIEDIYIGNGVSELIVMSMQGLLDNGDEVLVPMPDYPLWTAAVSLAGGKAVHYVCDEAADWYPDLADMEAKVTSRTKAIVLINPNNPTGALYPKEVLEGIIDIARRHELIIFSDEIYDRMVFDGAVHIPIATLAPDLFVVTMNGLSKSHRICGFRVGWMVLSGPKKHVKGYIEGLNMLSNMRLCSNVLAQQVVQTSLGGVQSVDKLLMPGGRLYEQREFITKAINDIPGLSAVKPKAGLYVFPKIDRDMYRVDDDEQFVLDFLKQEKVLLVHGRGFNWKDPDHFRIVYLPRVDELAEIQEKMTRFLRQYRR